Part of the Pseudomonas sp. P8_241 genome is shown below.
CATTCAGACCGGACATTGCGGTGATCTTGAGCTGGGCGAAGACGGCAATCTGAGTGGCAGCGCTACCAGTGTGCCTTGGGCACGCAGTTGCCAATGGGCGGTCGTTGCCGATCCGCGCGGGCGCATTGCACTGGTCGATCTCAAGCATCCTCTGGTTCGCGTGGAGCCCGGCAGCAACTTTGCGGGCGAACAACGCGACACCCTGCATTTCGACGCCACGCCTGCCAAAGCAATGGTGGCGCTTCAAGTGGCCGACATTGCAGAGCCTGTGTGGTTGTTCGGTGCTCTGATGCGCGCCTGCATGTTGGTCGGGGCTTTGGAGTCAAGCCTTGATCAGGCGGTGGCCTATGCGAACGAGCGTGCGCAGTTCGGCAAGGCCATCGGAAAATTTCAGGCGATTCAGCAACAGCTTGCGCAGATGGCCGGCGCGATCGGCCTGGCCCGAACGGCTACGCAAGTGGCCCTTCACAGTGCCTGTCAGGCCATGGCTGCCCAACCGGGCAGTCGCAGCAGTTTGCTGTTCGACGTGGCCGTGGCCAAAGTCTGCGCCGGCGAAGCCGCCACACTGGCGACCTCGGTGGCGCATCAGGTGCACGGTGCCATCGGCTTTACCCATGAGCACACCCTGCACTTCGCAACCCGTCGGTTGTGGTCATGGCGTGACGAGTTTGGCAGCGATGCACAGTGGGCCGAAGTGCTGGGTCAGGCGGCGATTGCGGCGGGAAGCGAAGGGTTCTGGGCAGGTTTGACGGCGCGGGATCTTCATCCCGTTTGAAAACGTACCGGCGGCGACAATCCGACCCATTGTCGCCGCACACAACACCTGCAGGACGAGCCGAAAAAACCGACTACGCTGTATCTTGGATCCATACACGAAGGCCACACCACGAACATCCAAGTGAGCCTGAGCACAACCCCAGGCACATCCCAAAGTAGTCTCTGGCGTATGACCCCGTGCGCGATCCGAATTGCGCAGTCCCCTCGGTCGAATGGACGCTTTTGAAGGGAATCTCGACAGGTTGCTTCGAAGATTCGCAGAGGGATTTGATCGCCATGACTCGACACGTGAATTCGTCCGGTTCGTTCAGCAGATTCCCCCGTCCAATGCCTGAGCAGTCTGAGCCGACGGCCTATACCAGCCTTCCTTTCATTGGGATTACAGATCCTGGTTCATCCCCCGAATGGCGATTGCGGCTGCAGATTGCGGCCACGGTGGCGCTGTTGAGTGGTGTGGGGGTACCTGCCTGGTCCGCGGGGGTTTGCCCTGCACCCGCGGTGGCCAATAACACTGATTGTACGGTTGCACCCGGCACCACCGTGAATGTCACTCCGGCCGGTGCCATCGGGCTGAACGCCAATGGAGCGGCGGGGCTGATAACCGCTGATGCCGTTACCCTCAATCTCGCCGCGGCCACCACGTTGGGGGCGCTGGCACTGCAAGACGCCACCATCAGTTTCAATTTCGGTATCGTCACGACGACCTCCGTTGGCGCCGCCGCGACCGGACAGACCGGCGTGCGCGCATCCGGCGCCGGCAGCAATGTCTCGGCGGCCAGTGCCGTCATCGATCTGACCCCTGCTTCAGGCACCTCCCTGAACATGCGCGGTGCGGTTGCTGACGACAGCGGTGTAGTGACGCTGAGCGACACCACTGTGCTGGTAACAGGTGGGGCCAACGGCACGGGCAACTACGGCCTGGTATCGACCGGAGCCAACAGCCAGATCAACTTCTCCGGTGGTTCGGTCAGCACCAGTTCCCGCGCAGCCTTCGGGGTGCTGGCCGAGAGCGGTGGCGTGGTCAACCTGTCCAACGCCGCACAGATTACCTCCGCCGGAGCGATCAATACGGCCACTCAAGCGGGCAGTCATGGGTTGTACGCGACCGGCACCGGCAGCCAGATCAACGCCACCGGCATCAGCGCCAGCACTTCCGGCACCAACGCATCGGCAGCGCTGGCCGAGGCCGGGGGCACCCTGGTGTTGACCAATAGTACCTTTACCAACTCGGGAAGCAGCAATAACGATAGTTTTCCCAATGCCGGGGTACGGGCGAACACCGGGGGCAGGATTGTGATGAGCGGAGCCGGGAGCGCGATCACCACCACCGGCCTGCGCGGCTTTGGTCTTTCCGTCGAAGGCGCCGATTCGCAGGCCCAGGTGGCAGACACGGCGATCCAGGTCGGGGGTAGCCGAACATTCGGGATTTCCATCAAAGCTGGCGGTGTGGCGCAGGTCAGTAACAGCAGCATTGCGCTCAATGGCGTCACCGGGCCGTTTGCATCGGCGGTGCAGGCCGAAGGCGCCGGCTCGAACCTGACGCTGAGCAACAGCAGTGTCAACACCACGACCCCCACCGTCGCCGTGGGTGTAACGGCCCGGGACGGCGCGAGCATTCTTATCAGCGATTCATCGATCACCACCACAGGCGCCAACTCCGCAGCATTGAGTGCCAGCAGTGCAACGAGTACGCCAGGCTCCGTCACGGCGAATAACGTGACGATCAATACCAGTGGCGACGACAATGCCATGGGCGCCATTGCCGACCTTGGCGGCAGCGTCACGCTCAACGGCGGCACCGTCACCACCACCGGCAATCAAGTCCGGCCGTCATCTTTCGCCCATGGGCTTGGCGC
Proteins encoded:
- a CDS encoding acyl-CoA dehydrogenase family protein; this encodes MNQALNDQAVDANAPSELQSMIADSVERLFADQITPEVLARFDAGQAASELWQLVVDNGLPGALVTEDAGGSGANWLEVSPVMRAIGYWKAPLALSETMLAAMLLGRVGLDVPEGPMTVIQTGHCGDLELGEDGNLSGSATSVPWARSCQWAVVADPRGRIALVDLKHPLVRVEPGSNFAGEQRDTLHFDATPAKAMVALQVADIAEPVWLFGALMRACMLVGALESSLDQAVAYANERAQFGKAIGKFQAIQQQLAQMAGAIGLARTATQVALHSACQAMAAQPGSRSSLLFDVAVAKVCAGEAATLATSVAHQVHGAIGFTHEHTLHFATRRLWSWRDEFGSDAQWAEVLGQAAIAAGSEGFWAGLTARDLHPV